A stretch of the Pseudomonas sp. ACM7 genome encodes the following:
- the bfr gene encoding bacterioferritin, with product MQGHPDVIDYLNTLLTGELAARDQYFIHSRMYEDWGFTELYERINHEMDEEAQHADALMRRILMLEGTPRMRPDDLDVGTTVPDMLAADLRLEYKVRAALCKGIELCELHKDYVSREMLRIQLNDTEEDHTYWLEKQLGLIKLIGLENYLQSQF from the coding sequence ATGCAAGGCCACCCAGACGTAATCGATTACCTCAACACGTTGCTGACCGGCGAACTGGCGGCTCGTGATCAATATTTCATCCATTCGCGGATGTACGAGGACTGGGGTTTTACCGAGCTCTACGAACGTATCAACCACGAAATGGACGAAGAGGCGCAGCACGCTGACGCCCTGATGCGCCGGATTCTAATGCTCGAAGGCACTCCGCGCATGCGTCCGGACGACCTGGACGTCGGCACCACAGTGCCTGACATGCTCGCCGCGGACCTGCGTCTGGAATACAAAGTCCGCGCCGCACTCTGCAAGGGCATCGAGCTCTGCGAGCTGCACAAGGACTACGTCAGCCGCGAGATGCTGCGTATTCAGCTGAACGACACCGAAGAGGATCACACCTACTGGCTCGAGAAGCAGTTGGGTCTGATCAAGTTGATCGGTCTGGAGAATTACCTGCAATCGCAGTTCTGA
- a CDS encoding MFS transporter, producing the protein MHDPHSERMSGSETRAASGLALVFAFRMLGMFMVLPVLATYGMDLAGATPALIGLAIGAYGLTQAIFQIPFGFISDRIGRRPVIYLGLVVFALGSVLAANADSIWGVIAGRILQGAGAISAAVMALLSDLTREQHRTKAMAMIGMTIGLSFAVAMVVGPLLTRAFGLSGLFLATGGMALFGIVIVMFMVPRSTGPLQHRESGVARQALIPTLKHPDLLRLDLGIFVLHAMLMSSFVALPLALVEKAGLPKEQHWWVYLTALLISFFAMIPFIIYGEKKRKMKRVLLGAVATLMLTELFFWQFGDSLRALVIGTVVFFTAFNLLEASLPSLISKVSPAGGKGTAMGVYSTSQFLGSALGGILGGWLFQHGGLSVVFLGCAGLAALWLAFAVTMREPPYVTSLRLPLSPEAIREAGLVERLKAVVGVTDAVIVEDEAAIYIKLDTELLDRTTLERLVNNPAGAACVA; encoded by the coding sequence ATGCACGATCCCCACAGCGAACGCATGAGTGGCAGTGAGACCCGAGCAGCAAGCGGTCTGGCCCTGGTGTTCGCCTTCCGTATGCTTGGCATGTTCATGGTGTTGCCGGTTCTGGCGACCTATGGGATGGATCTGGCAGGCGCGACCCCGGCCCTCATCGGGCTGGCGATTGGCGCTTACGGCCTGACCCAGGCGATCTTCCAGATTCCTTTCGGCTTTATTTCCGACCGTATCGGCCGTCGCCCGGTGATTTACCTGGGGCTGGTCGTCTTCGCCCTCGGTAGCGTACTGGCGGCTAATGCCGACTCGATCTGGGGCGTGATCGCCGGACGAATCCTGCAAGGCGCCGGGGCGATTTCTGCGGCGGTGATGGCGTTGCTGTCAGACCTGACCCGCGAACAGCATCGGACCAAAGCCATGGCCATGATCGGCATGACGATCGGTCTGTCGTTCGCTGTCGCGATGGTTGTAGGACCGTTGCTGACCCGCGCCTTTGGCCTGTCCGGGTTGTTCCTCGCCACGGGTGGCATGGCGCTGTTCGGCATCGTGATCGTGATGTTCATGGTGCCGCGCTCAACCGGGCCGTTGCAGCACCGCGAGTCCGGCGTTGCGCGCCAGGCACTGATACCGACGCTCAAGCATCCAGACTTGCTGCGTCTGGACCTGGGCATTTTTGTGTTACACGCGATGTTGATGTCGAGCTTCGTTGCGTTGCCTTTGGCGCTGGTCGAAAAAGCCGGGCTGCCTAAAGAGCAGCACTGGTGGGTCTACCTGACCGCGCTGCTGATTTCCTTCTTCGCCATGATCCCGTTCATCATCTACGGCGAGAAGAAACGCAAAATGAAACGAGTTTTACTCGGCGCCGTCGCGACGCTGATGCTCACTGAGCTATTCTTCTGGCAGTTCGGCGATAGCTTGCGGGCTCTGGTGATCGGGACGGTGGTGTTCTTTACCGCGTTCAACTTGCTGGAAGCTTCGTTGCCATCGCTGATCAGCAAGGTTTCACCGGCGGGCGGCAAGGGCACGGCGATGGGGGTTTATTCCACCAGCCAGTTCCTCGGTTCTGCACTGGGCGGCATCCTCGGCGGCTGGTTGTTCCAGCATGGCGGTCTGTCGGTTGTGTTCCTTGGATGCGCCGGTCTGGCTGCCCTCTGGCTGGCCTTTGCTGTTACCATGCGCGAACCTCCCTACGTGACGAGCCTGCGCTTGCCGTTGTCGCCTGAGGCGATCCGCGAAGCGGGTCTGGTCGAGCGCCTGAAGGCCGTCGTAGGGGTAACAGATGCAGTGATCGTCGAAGATGAAGCGGCGATTTACATCAAATTGGACACAGAACTATTGGATCGCACCACCCTTGAGCGCCTGGTGAACAACCCGGCCGGGGCAGCGTGCGTAGCCTAG
- a CDS encoding single-stranded DNA-binding protein, which produces MARGVNKVILVGTCGQDPEVRYLPNGNAVTNLSLATSEQWTDKQTGQKVEKTEWHRVSMFGKVAEIAGEYLRKGSQVYIEGKLQTREWEKDGIKRYTTEIVVDMQGTMQLLGGRPQQGDQQGGGNNYQQSAPAPRQQAPRPQQSAAPQQSRQAPAPQQAAPQPAPDFDSFDDDIPF; this is translated from the coding sequence ATGGCCCGTGGGGTTAACAAAGTCATATTGGTCGGCACTTGCGGCCAGGATCCCGAAGTTCGCTACTTGCCTAACGGTAACGCCGTGACCAACCTGAGTCTGGCGACCAGCGAACAGTGGACTGACAAGCAAACCGGTCAGAAGGTCGAGAAGACCGAATGGCACCGTGTGTCGATGTTCGGCAAAGTTGCCGAGATCGCCGGCGAGTACCTGCGTAAAGGTTCGCAGGTCTACATCGAAGGCAAGCTGCAGACCCGCGAGTGGGAAAAAGACGGTATCAAGCGTTACACCACTGAAATCGTGGTCGACATGCAAGGCACCATGCAACTGCTGGGCGGCCGTCCACAGCAGGGCGACCAACAAGGCGGGGGCAATAACTACCAGCAGTCCGCCCCGGCTCCACGCCAGCAGGCTCCGCGTCCGCAGCAGTCGGCAGCACCGCAACAGTCGCGTCAGGCTCCGGCTCCACAGCAGGCTGCTCCGCAACCGGCTCCGGATTTCGACAGCTTTGATGACGATATCCCGTTCTAA
- the uvrA gene encoding excinuclease ABC subunit UvrA has protein sequence MDKILIRGARTHNLKNIDLTLPRDKLIVITGLSGSGKSSLAFDTLYAEGQRRYVESLSAYARQFLSMMEKPDVDTIEGLSPAISIEQKSTSHNPRSTVGTITEIYDYLRLLYARVGIPRCPDHDIPLEAQTVSQMVDLVLAQPEGSKLMLLAPVIRERKGEHLSVFEELRAQGFVRARVNGRLCELDELPKLDKQKKHSIDVVVDRFKVRADLQQRLAESFETALKLADGIALVAPMDDEPGEEIIFSARFACPICGHAISELEPKLFSFNNPAGACPTCDGLGVKQFFDIKRLVNGELTLAEGAIRGWDRRNVYYFQMLGSLASHYKFSLEVPFNELPADQQKFILHGSGSQNVDFKYLNDRGDIVKRSHPFEGIVPNLERRYRETESASVREEVAKFLSTQPCPDCRGTRLRREARHVWVGEKTLPAVTNLPIGDACEYFGVLKLTGRRGEIADKILKEIRERLQFLVNVGLDYLSLDRSADTLSGGEAQRIRLASQIGAGLVGVLYILDEPSIGLHQRDNDRLLGTLKHLRDIGNTVIVVEHDEDAIRLADYVVDIGPGAGVHGGHIVAEGTPAEVMAHPDSLTGKYLSGRVKIAVPAKRTPRNKKLSLSLKGARGNNLRDVDLDIPIGLLTCVTGVSGSGKSTLINNTLFPLSATALNGATTLEAAAHDSIKGLEHLDKVVDIDQSPIGRTPRSNPATYTGLFTPIRELFAGVPESRSRGYGPGRFSFNVKGGRCEACQGDGLIKVEMHFLPDIYVPCDVCKSKRYNRETLEIKYKGKSIHETLEMTIEEARVFFDAVPALARKLQTLMDVGLSYIKLGQSATTLSGGEAQRVKLSRELSKRDTGKTLYILDEPTTGLHFADIQQLLDVLHRLRDHGNTVVVIEHNLDVIKTADWLVDLGPEGGSKGGQIIAVGTPEEVSEMKQSHTGFYLKPLLARDKA, from the coding sequence TTGGACAAGATCCTGATTCGTGGGGCCCGAACCCACAACCTGAAGAACATCGACCTGACCCTGCCCAGGGACAAACTGATCGTCATCACCGGCCTGTCCGGCTCCGGAAAATCATCTCTGGCATTCGACACGCTGTACGCCGAAGGCCAGCGCCGCTACGTCGAATCGCTGTCGGCCTACGCTCGGCAATTTTTGTCGATGATGGAAAAACCTGACGTCGACACCATCGAAGGTTTGTCGCCAGCCATTTCCATCGAGCAGAAATCGACCTCGCACAACCCGCGTTCGACGGTCGGCACCATCACCGAAATCTACGATTATCTGCGCCTGCTTTACGCTCGCGTGGGTATTCCGCGCTGCCCGGATCACGACATTCCGCTGGAAGCCCAGACCGTCAGCCAGATGGTCGACCTGGTCCTCGCCCAACCGGAGGGCAGCAAGCTTATGCTGTTAGCGCCGGTGATCCGCGAGCGTAAAGGCGAACACCTTTCGGTTTTCGAAGAACTGCGCGCCCAAGGCTTTGTGCGGGCCCGGGTCAACGGCCGGCTCTGCGAGCTGGACGAATTGCCGAAGCTGGATAAGCAGAAGAAGCACTCGATCGATGTGGTGGTCGACCGTTTCAAGGTGCGCGCCGACCTACAGCAGCGCCTGGCCGAGTCGTTCGAGACCGCTTTAAAGCTCGCGGACGGCATCGCCCTGGTTGCGCCGATGGACGACGAGCCCGGCGAAGAAATCATCTTCTCCGCGCGCTTCGCCTGCCCGATCTGCGGTCATGCCATCAGCGAACTGGAACCCAAGCTGTTCTCCTTCAACAACCCTGCCGGCGCTTGCCCGACGTGCGATGGCCTGGGGGTGAAGCAGTTCTTCGACATCAAGCGATTGGTCAATGGCGAACTGACGCTGGCCGAGGGCGCGATTCGTGGCTGGGACCGGCGCAACGTCTATTACTTCCAGATGCTCGGGTCGCTGGCCTCGCACTACAAGTTCAGTCTGGAGGTGCCGTTCAACGAACTGCCGGCCGATCAGCAGAAATTCATCTTGCACGGCAGCGGTTCGCAGAACGTCGACTTCAAATACCTGAACGACCGTGGCGACATCGTCAAACGTTCGCACCCGTTCGAAGGCATCGTGCCGAATCTGGAACGTCGCTACCGTGAAACCGAGTCCGCCTCGGTGCGTGAAGAGGTGGCCAAGTTCCTCAGCACCCAGCCTTGCCCGGATTGCCGCGGTACTCGCCTGCGTCGTGAGGCGCGGCATGTGTGGGTTGGCGAGAAGACGCTGCCGGCGGTGACCAATCTGCCGATTGGCGATGCCTGTGAATATTTCGGCGTGCTGAAACTCACCGGCCGCCGTGGCGAAATTGCTGACAAGATTCTCAAGGAAATTCGCGAGCGACTTCAGTTCCTGGTCAACGTTGGCCTCGATTATCTGTCGCTCGATCGCAGTGCGGACACATTGTCTGGCGGTGAAGCTCAGCGGATTCGTCTGGCCAGTCAGATCGGCGCGGGCCTGGTAGGGGTTCTGTACATCCTCGACGAGCCGTCGATTGGCTTGCACCAACGGGACAACGATCGGCTGCTCGGTACGCTCAAGCACCTGCGGGACATCGGTAATACGGTGATTGTGGTCGAGCACGACGAAGATGCGATTCGCCTGGCTGACTACGTGGTGGATATCGGCCCGGGTGCGGGTGTACACGGTGGGCATATCGTTGCCGAAGGTACGCCGGCCGAAGTCATGGCTCATCCTGATTCGTTGACCGGCAAATACCTGTCGGGTCGGGTGAAGATTGCCGTTCCGGCCAAACGCACACCGCGCAACAAGAAGTTGTCGCTGTCCCTCAAGGGTGCACGCGGCAACAACTTGCGCGATGTCGATCTGGACATTCCGATCGGCCTGCTGACCTGCGTGACCGGCGTGTCCGGCTCGGGCAAGTCGACGCTGATCAACAACACCCTGTTCCCGCTTAGCGCTACGGCGTTGAACGGAGCGACGACACTCGAAGCGGCTGCCCACGACAGCATCAAAGGCCTGGAGCATCTGGATAAGGTTGTCGACATCGATCAGAGCCCGATCGGTCGAACGCCACGCTCCAACCCGGCGACCTACACCGGATTGTTTACACCGATTCGCGAACTGTTCGCCGGTGTGCCGGAGTCCCGCTCCCGCGGTTATGGTCCTGGACGATTCTCCTTCAACGTGAAGGGCGGACGTTGCGAAGCGTGTCAGGGCGATGGCTTGATCAAGGTGGAAATGCACTTCCTGCCGGACATCTATGTTCCGTGCGACGTCTGCAAGAGCAAGCGCTACAACCGCGAGACTCTGGAGATCAAGTACAAGGGCAAGAGCATCCACGAAACCCTCGAGATGACGATCGAGGAAGCGCGGGTGTTCTTCGACGCGGTTCCGGCCTTGGCGCGCAAGCTTCAGACGCTGATGGATGTCGGCCTGTCGTACATCAAGCTCGGGCAGTCAGCGACCACGCTGTCGGGTGGTGAAGCCCAACGGGTCAAGCTGTCCCGCGAACTGTCCAAGCGCGACACCGGCAAGACGCTGTATATCCTCGATGAGCCGACAACTGGCCTGCACTTCGCGGATATTCAGCAGCTGCTCGACGTACTGCATCGATTGCGCGACCACGGCAACACCGTGGTGGTGATCGAGCACAATCTGGATGTGATCAAGACGGCCGACTGGCTGGTGGACTTGGGGCCGGAAGGCGGTTCCAAGGGCGGCCAGATCATTGCAGTCGGTACGCCGGAAGAAGTGTCCGAGATGAAGCAATCTCACACGGGCTTCTACCTCAAGCCGCTACTGGCTCGCGACAAAGCCTGA